In the genome of Pseudorasbora parva isolate DD20220531a chromosome 10, ASM2467924v1, whole genome shotgun sequence, one region contains:
- the zc2hc1c gene encoding zinc finger C2HC domain-containing protein 1C → MQTVSHHHLTHHFWERETVSSKLQFLNRESMSRQRHPSGSRFGKDILENQEGQHPWQHPDNIYRKKNMEQNEYVPSRRALEKIFPLKPVLHKRAYSLSNVTKSEHPERLDPCLPSLTDQAAFRHQQKVLRKLDALTSDHLTGRKNQEREQQEHQQTRLPKEIQMLQQKIFKAEETLRRVQTEKTKERNQSYFEDNRSYNNGYDDWDGERNGYWNGRDDMERWDKWDREMVERSRGSAKWDARGRPLNLEMAKGHKLEEKREWDDYGHSAKGNGRRERGIGWDDHVRRGGEMHNLYLDREDDVRKPDMSDSTRRDRSHLKHERRGNKEVLNQHTSRLMKEEAGSRRMSAERVSSQIGSRLQRVELSPERSPDAPHQLIPCDVCHRCFARDRLETHMRVCEKTLRKPQRKIFDMSQHRAKGTELEEFMKTNGRSKTPERKKNNWRQKHAAFMQTMRQGRAHEPQPLSNLNPDYVTCPHCGRTFAPGPAERHIPLCQNIRSKPTPRKPQQSSARKRTAR, encoded by the exons ATGCAAACAGTGTCACACCATCACCTCACACATCATTTCTGGGAAAGAGAGACCGTATCTTCAAAACTTCAATTTTTAAACAGAGAGAGCATGAGCAGACAGCGCCATCCCTCAGGAAGCAGATTCGGGAAGGACATACTAGAAAACCAAGAGGGACAACATCCCTGGCAACATCCAGACAACATCTACAGGAAGAAAAACATGGAGCAGAACGAATACGTTCCTTCAAGGAGAGCATTAGAAaaaatattccctctaaaaccAGTCCTCCACAAGAGAGCGTACAGCCTGAGCAACGTCACCAAGTCAGAACATCCAGAGAGACTCGACCCGTGTCTGCCTTCACTGACCGATCAAGCCGCGTTCAGACACCAACAGAAGGTTTTGAGGAAACTGGACGCTCTTACTTCAGACCATCTAACAGGGAGGAAAAACCAGGAACGTGAGCAGCAGGAACATCAGCAAACACGCTTGCCAAAGGAGATCCAGATGCTCCAGCAGAAGATTTTCAAAGCAGAAGAGACGCTGCGAAGAGTCCAAACAGAGAAGACTAAAGAGAGAAATCAGAGTTATTTCGAGGACAACAGGTCATATAATAACGGATACGATGATTGGGATGGGGAAAGGAACGGATATTGGAATGGAAGAGATGATATGGAAAGATGGGATAAATGGGACCGAGAGATGGTGGAGAGGAGCAGAGGAAGTGCAAAATGGGACGCCAGGGGGCGACCTTTAAATTTAGAGATGGCAAAGGGTCACAAGCTGGAGGAAAAGAGAGAATGGGATGACTACGGACACAGTGCAAAAGGGAATGGCCGACGAGAGAGAGGAATAGGATGGGACGATCATGTCCGAAGAGGAGGCGAAATGCACAACCTCTATTTGGACCGAGAAGATGACGTGAGAAAACCGGACATGTCTGACTCCACGAGAAGGGACAGGTCTCACCTCAAGCATGAGAGGAGGGGAAATAAAGAGGTTTTAAATCAACACACATCAAGGTTAATGAAGGAGGAGGCTGGAAGCAGGAGGATGAGTGCGGAAAGGGTTTCCAGCCAGATAGGAAGCCGACTGCAGAGGGTGGAGCTCAGTCCGGAGAGGAGTCCCGACGCACCGCACCAGCTGATCCCATGTGACGTGTGCCATCGGTGCTTCGCACGGGACCGTCTGGAGACACACATGAGGGTGTGTGAGAAAACACTCAGAAAACCTCAGCGCAAGATCTTTGACATGTCACAGCACAGAGCCAAAGGAACAGAGCTGGAGGAGTTCATGAAGACCAACGGCAGAAGCAAAACGCCTGAA CGTAAGAAGAATAACTGGCGGCAGAAACACGCGGCCTTCATGCAGACCATGCGTCAGGGACGAGCTCACGAGCCACAGCCGCTCTCCAATCTCAACCCAGACTACGTAACCTGCCCTCACTGTGGCAGGACGTTTGCCCCCGGCCCGGCGGAGAGACACATCCCATTGTGCCAGAACATCAGGAGCAAACCAACACCGCGTAAACCACAGCAGAGCAGCGCGAGGAAGAGGACCGCTCGGTGA
- the acyp1 gene encoding acylphosphatase-1, which yields MSSDEELLSVDYEVYGRVQGVFFRKHTQSEGKKLGLVGWVQNTDAGTVQGQLQGPASRVQQMQRWLRTTGSPQSRIAKAEFKNERAIDKLDFKDFKVVR from the exons ATGTCCTCTGATGAAGAGCTGCTGTCTGTGGATTATGAGGTGTATGGGAGGGTGCAGGGCGTGTTTTTTAGGAAACACACacag tCAGAAGGGAAGAAGCTGGGTCTGGTGGGCTGGGTGCAGAACACTGATGCCGGGACGGTTCAGGGGCAGCTGCAGGGTCCGGCCTCCAGAGTCCAGCAGATGCAGCGCTGGCTCCGCACCACCGGCAGCCCGCAGTCACGGATCGCCAAAGCAGAGTTCAAGAACGAGCGAGCCATTGACAAACTGGACTTTAAGGACTTCAAAGTTGTTCGTTAA